A window of Bactrocera dorsalis isolate Fly_Bdor chromosome 4, ASM2337382v1, whole genome shotgun sequence genomic DNA:
TCCGGTAGTCTAAAAAGTcgttcaacttattttttatatttatattaataaataaacaaatgtgtACCATTTTGGCCGCCCACctttgccatttttctgctagagacattattcttTCAGTGTAAATCCAAATTTGAAGAACCGATGctagcgaaccattgttgtgctgcacgaactgatacagcatcgccttcgcaaacaaaaattttaaaatatagcgagtttcttcattattttcactcatttttgaatagctgtaacttttttcagcttctccgaattaaatttttgcaacgacgtctattgacaaaatatgaaaagactttttcgaaaactgtgaaaatggatgaaatcggaagatttataacggtactgttcagaACTACTAAAAGGACAATAAGTCAATAACTAATTACGTCAGagactttaattttttcctccGAGATGGTACTGAAGCCGTTGTGAAAATCGGACGATGAGCgtgacaccgcccactttttgctTAAATCACATACATATCTCGAGACACGACAGaccgatttcaactaaatttagtgCGTAGCATTCTTCTGATGTTTCTATgccacagtgtgaaaatgagcgaaagcGGACCAAGTCGTTTATCCAATAATTCAAATTTGCTGGAAATTGGCAATggtgaagaaaaagaagtaaattttttaacaccGCCTCAAACCCTCAACTCCTCTTAATAACAGTAACAATAGGAAATCACAAAATTAAATGCCTAACAGATACATATTCAACAACTAGCATCATTAAACTAAAGGGTCTATTCGAAAATGTTCATTTTGCTCTATCGATCTCGCGAAAGGATTTCTTCAAATACTGGTAGACGAAAACGATAGAAAGAAAACAGCGTTTTCTACTCCTTTAGGGCATTACTATGAATACTTAAGAATGTCATTCGGTCTAAAAAATGCTCCATCGACATTCCAACGTCTCTTGAACTCAGTACTTCGAGATTTTATAAACAAGATATGCATTGTATACTTAGACgacattttgatttttagtaCTACTTTGTCTGAACACATATGTAGATAATGTGcggaaaacttttacaaaactaaaacaggcaaaattgaaaatacgtTTAGAAAAATGTAGTTTTCAAAGAAACAAGCTTTCTAGGCCATATACTAACTTCTGAAGGAATAAAACCAaattcaaataaagttgaagttatccaaaaattaaagttaccaatcttttaaaagcaaataaaatctttCTTAAGCATTACCGGCTTCtataagaaatttataaaagactttTCTAAAAAAGGTCATTCTATGGTCGCGTATctgaaaatagataaaaaaaattaacgttaATAACCTGGGCTGACTTCATAAACGCAGTTTGCAATGCAACACTGCAAACAGTTGCGATACCGATGCAAAGCAACACTGCATGGTAACACTGATTTGTCAAATAATGCAATGACATTTATTAACGTTTGTGAACGCAATATTGCTTTGTCGTGTTTCTTTGTGTGGTAAAAATGAATCTTGAGCAATTGTgcacttttgtttttgaaaacgcCCTAGAATTGGGcgaaaaaagaaattcaagtaACGTGgtgttcattaaaaaaatattaaataagcgAAAGCGCCGGCGTGTTTTTTTAACCGGTGGTGGCCCAAAAAGGAAAATTCCAAAAACGTCCAACTTCTGCAAAACGATAAAATGTATGCAGGATGACGTTTTTTATGCTCATTTTCGTATGAAAAAGAGCACATTcaaggtatttattttttaatttatgtttaatataaaataattaacatatATGGTTTAAAGAATTTGCAGACCATGTTAATGCCGTGGTGGCCTTCGCGCACAACTGGACGAATTggaatttctttggaaaaggCTTTGCAAATTGCAATTTGGAAGCTGAGCAATAATTGTTCTTTTAGAGATGTCAGCGATCGTTTTGGAGTAGCTGTTGGTCTCGCATATAAAgtctttgtaaaaataataaagatgaTCTGCCGTTTAAAGAAAGACGTCATCAAATTTCCAAGAAGTGAAGCTGAACAAAAGCAAACCAGCGAAGCATTTTCAACTCTACGTTTCAATCCTTTTCCTTTTGTACTCGGGTGCGTCGATGGTACACATATTCCCATTTCGCAGCCAATCAGAGATGAAATCAGTTACCGGAATCGAAAGGGGACGTACTCAATCATTGCTcaagtaaatatttcttttgttttatgaaaaaattattattttta
This region includes:
- the LOC125778077 gene encoding putative nuclease HARBI1; translation: MNLEQLCTFVFENALELGEKRNSSNVVFIKKILNKRKRRRVFLTGGGPKRKIPKTSNFCKTIKCMQDDVFYAHFRMKKSTFKNLQTMLMPWWPSRTTGRIGISLEKALQIAIWKLSNNCSFRDVSDRFGVAVGLAYKVFVKIIKMICRLKKDVIKFPRSEAEQKQTSEAFSTLRFNPFPFVLGCVDGTHIPISQPIRDEISYRNRKGTYSIIAQAIVDSRMKFIDVFIGCPGACHDASIWQMSPIKKAIINKEINIYPNYHFLGDGGYPLEMCVMVPYRDNGFLTPMQSKYNAILSSTRVVVEQAFGVLKKKFRILKYIEVQNPSLPKLITMACMIIHNIIIINEGNNADDLIAETNAITSETLEEVTLPGQREAKAKRDALATLLSA